Below is a genomic region from Pyrococcus kukulkanii.
AGCATCCCCCTAATCCCTTCATTCATGCATTTGCAAGGTTAGGATTTACAAGAGATACTTATGACTACAAATATAGACTTATTAAAAATGCTATCACTGGGGGGGCTAATACTATTGAAATCAGACTTGGACAGGGATACCAAATACAACCAAAAAATGGAGATGGGGAATTAACTTACATACTTCAAGCATATGCTGGATATGGGGAGGTATTTCCTAAGTTAATTAGGGAGGGATGTAGTGGATATAACATTTCGTACTACTGGGTTGGAGATTTAAATAATCCTAAGTATATATTGGCAGGCACTTCTCCATATTGTACTGTCTCTGCAGATACCCTTCTCATGGGTAGAGACACATATGCTGTCGATGATGCGATTATTAGATTATTCAATAATCTAGGAGGAGATGGAACCAGAAGTAATCCACTTTTAATAGAGTTACCTTCTTCAGTAACAATAGAAGTAGTCGGCATGGGTGATATCCCGGGATTATTTACTCCAATAACTGTGACACTCAGGATATGGAGGGAGTCTTGATGAGGAGGGGATTTATAATTAATGCCTCGATCCTCGTCCTCTTAATCCCCATAATCTTGCTTTTAGCTACTTATGAAGAGGTGTCATCTCAGGTAGCCCTCAGTCAAAGCGAGAGGACTTACTCTGAGAGAGTCTATCAGGTGATTTCTGCACTTCAGCTGGAATTTAAGAGAGCTTTGGAGATATCTGGAAAAAGGGCAATTATTGCTGTTATAGACTACGTTGCGGTATCTGGAAACTTCATATCTCCAACGTATGGTGTCAACAACACGATAAGGGATCTGATTTTATCAGGTGGCTCTCCCTCAATTTCTGGATACGATGTAGAAAGAATCATGGGGAATCAGACCATAGAGGGATGGCTGAAAGAGGTGGCAAATCAACTTAGGAAACAAGGCTTAGTTTTTGGAATGGATGAAGATGAAATAATAAGTAACACTGAGATTTTAGTTGCTCCTCTGGATTCATTTAGGGTTGTGATTAAGGGAAGGATAAACAGGATAGTTGTTAAAGATGTCTCAGGTAAAGTAATCTATGAGGGTAGTATTCCCGAGAAGGGTTATGTATATTCGGTGGTTGACTTAAACGGACTTGAGGATCCAATGTTTTCCGCCGTTACTGGAGGTAGATACCAAAGGGTTTTGAGGGCATGCAAGTACGCTTATCCAGAGATTTTCACCAAGCCGATAAAGGTTTTGGAGGGGGCAGGGGTTAGTAGCTATTCCCCAGTGGTTGGAAGGTTCTCGACGGCAGTTTCTTCGGACACAATATATATCGGTGAAAGTTACCCTGGGGATGGAGCCTTAGCTTACGTTCTTAAGGAGGGAGATTTCTCTCAAACAACATCTCCAATAATAGTGAACACAACTCTTGATGGAGAGATAGTTGATCCAACTGAAGTGCTCACGGAAGGTGGTATGGGTGTGCTTGTGTTCGGGAGCAGCGTGACTTGGTGTAATTACACCTATCCGTATAGAGTTGCTTTCACGATTCCCTCCGATTACATTGGAAAATTAGTCCTCTTAGAGTTTAACGCTACCCAGTATCCCTTTAGGATAATCCCACACTCTGGAGAATTTGGAGCATTAAGAATATATGGCTCTGACTGTGCAGAGGCAAGCTACTGGATAGAGTACTGGGGCAATGATAAAGTGCTTATCTGGCTAAGGCCAACGGTAACAACTTATTACATCTACTACTCAAAATCTGCGGATGTTCCCTTCTTGAGGGGTTCGATAACATCTGTCTTTGGAGCGAATTATACTGTTGATGTTAGGGTTTTGGCAGGGGAGAAAATATCTCTGTTCTCAACTCAGTCAACTCAGTTCTTTGTGAGGTATAATTTGTCGGCATCTTGGGACAATGACTTTAATGGAGGAATTGAGATAGGGTTTACAGGTGTAGGATTCTCGGACGTTAGGGTTTGGGAAGTGTCTCTGGACTATCCTCAGACTGTTACTGATGTTCAAGTCCCCATATACCTAAACAGCACTATAGCCAGTATAATTCCACACACAGTCACACCGCCCAAGGCGAGGATAAAGGTTTATGCTGACAGTGAACTTACCAGAGAGCTTCCTTTCTGGATAGAGTATTGGGACGATAGCGGCGCACTTATTTGGGTTAAGACTGACGTACCTGGCACAATCTACATAGCTTACTCTGACTCTTTCCCATATACTAGAGGAAATGGGGACTTGGTATTTCTATTCTTTGATGACTTCAACGAGAGTTCAATTAATGAGCTAGAACAGAAGTGGGTAATATTAGGTCAAATAGGTGGCCTAGATCCAACGGGAAATGGGACTCTTACAATATTAGGAGGAGATAGTGTATTGGCTCTTCGCACAAGGGATCCTCTCAATATCGACTATCAATTTGCTGTTAGATTTAGGATGAAACCTAACTTTGAGGACAATGAAGACTGGGATGCGGGGATAGGGCTCGAAGATTATTATGTTAATAATGAAGATTATCCCC
It encodes:
- a CDS encoding DUF2341 domain-containing protein: MRRGFIINASILVLLIPIILLLATYEEVSSQVALSQSERTYSERVYQVISALQLEFKRALEISGKRAIIAVIDYVAVSGNFISPTYGVNNTIRDLILSGGSPSISGYDVERIMGNQTIEGWLKEVANQLRKQGLVFGMDEDEIISNTEILVAPLDSFRVVIKGRINRIVVKDVSGKVIYEGSIPEKGYVYSVVDLNGLEDPMFSAVTGGRYQRVLRACKYAYPEIFTKPIKVLEGAGVSSYSPVVGRFSTAVSSDTIYIGESYPGDGALAYVLKEGDFSQTTSPIIVNTTLDGEIVDPTEVLTEGGMGVLVFGSSVTWCNYTYPYRVAFTIPSDYIGKLVLLEFNATQYPFRIIPHSGEFGALRIYGSDCAEASYWIEYWGNDKVLIWLRPTVTTYYIYYSKSADVPFLRGSITSVFGANYTVDVRVLAGEKISLFSTQSTQFFVRYNLSASWDNDFNGGIEIGFTGVGFSDVRVWEVSLDYPQTVTDVQVPIYLNSTIASIIPHTVTPPKARIKVYADSELTRELPFWIEYWDDSGALIWVKTDVPGTIYIAYSDSFPYTRGNGDLVFLFFDDFNESSINELEQKWVILGQIGGLDPTGNGTLTILGGDSVLALRTRDPLNIDYQFAVRFRMKPNFEDNEDWDAGIGLEDYYVNNEDYPLLLFTDDIVGDFLAQHRAWWSSLWLETEVSSQDGREDYLFHTYSVEMTDYYWWWPSYWGDFIFKDITASNRQGSAGSWRFRYPFLYLYLVIDSESQSRGAIFDWIFIRRYIDLSSLSQSITELGTPVTFQFVDNWTTEKLFILKDWNALASYSPGTWFISNPNRYEVRINTTLGLNFTYTHEPQASSEASQAYIPGAVTSPISVYLVVNNTFNNNGYFSWVIWGTSYIEYSPQLSEEETQPPENLAKAYDIEPFLLCINEQERVGSKEGEIRYFGVSWGMSFFERLEGSTENHEKYITLAKGMQEELGLAKNGLYYPIGLVSFMIPTDSMTYYFDEKLNRLFLTVLQKPPEEYVNSVDFCFLDHYFPGKLSINSPVCKQQTYRVYGISDSPDREGVYFFIDNTTAMSLFGITGASELLQK